The Deltaproteobacteria bacterium genome segment CGACAATGGCGATCATAGGACACCTTTCGTCGATGGCACACTAGCATTAGCACTGAGACTCACAGCTCGACCCAAACACTTAGCGACAGCTTTAAAAGCACCTTCCACCATGTGATGGGTATTTTCGCCCCTCACCTCGACATGCAAGGTGGCACCAAGGCGTTCCGCCAGAGACCTAAAGAAATGTGGCACCATTTCTGTCGGAAGTCCTCCAACCTCAGAGCGTCCAAAGTCCGCTGCCCAAACCAACGTTGGTCGCCCACTAAGATCGAGTGCAGCATTAACTCTGGTTTCATCCATCGGCATCACAAAGGCGTAGCGCTCGATACCAAAGCGATCACCAAGAGCGGCTCTCAAGGCGTCACCCAAGGCCAACGCTGTGTCTTCTACCGTATGGTGCTCATCGACATGCAGATCACCTGTGACCGCGATCTGCATTTCAATACCACTGTGACGCGCTAGCTGAGCTAGCATATGGTCAAAAAATCCATGACCTGTGCTGACGAGACTACGGTTCACGTCTCCATCAAGATTGACCGCAATGGTAATATCAGTCTCACCCGTGCGCCTTTGAGTCTTCGCCATGCGTGGTCGTGTCACTAACTGCTCAGCGAGAGCTCCCCAATCGGGAATCTCTTGGCCACCGATCTCGTAACGATTGACGCCAAGATTTGCAGCAAAAAGTTGATCTACCTGCGTATCGCCGATCACGGCTGAACGGCCTGTGTCGAGGGAGGCTCCACCGAGGAGTTCACGGTACATGAAGACGTTGGGTCGCCCATGTGCTAGGTCCATCGCTGCAAGCTCAAAAAAGCTCAGACCTTGGGCTTTAAGCAGGTTCCGTGCAGAACCAAACTCAGCACCGACGCCGTCGATGAGTAAAGTAAAGCCTGCTCGTTGCAACTGGTGCAGCGCTGGGATGACCATAGCCTGCACTATGGGTGCCTCATCTCTACCGGCACCAGCGACCACATCGGCCGCCTTTATAAAAACAACCCTTTTAGTCCCCGTCATGGCTGCACCTCAGCAGTTAGTGCTTCTAGCAGAGCATCGTTATCGCGGCGCGTTCCGATACTAATCCGCACACAGTCCGCTAGCCCCCGTTCGTTGCTACGATTGCGTAGAATAATACCGCGTGCGGCAGTGCGCTGCATCACATCCCGCGCACTCTTAACGCGCACGAGTATGAAATTGGCCTCACTTGGATAAACTTTCAGAACAAAATCCAGCTCTCTCAGACGTGCCCCTAGACGCTCTCGCTCTGCCGCAACGGCTAACGTGCGCGCAGTGAGTGCTGCGGGCGACAATTGTAAAAGCGCCGCGCTGGCAGCCGCCACAGCGGGTCTAGCGATGGGGTATGGGGCGCGCACCTTGTGCATGAGTTTGATGACACTCTCTCCCGCTATCGCGGATCCGAGGCGAACCCCCGCAAGGCCCCAAGCCTTAGAAAGAGTACGCAACACGACGAGATTAGGGGTGCTAGCAACCGCCGCCACCAAACTACGCTCACGACTAAACTCGATATAGGCCTCGTCAACCACCAAGAGCGCTCGCTCGCCAATTTCACGAGCAAGCCGTAGCAAGCGATCGCTGCTAAAAGTGTTGCCCGTGGGGTTATTTGGATTACAAACAAATACGAGTTTTGTATTGGCGTCAAGAGACTTAAGAATCTGCACCTCGTCCAGGTCGAAGGACTCGCCACGCAGGGGAGCCTCACGTACACCGCACCCTTGGATCGCTGCCGCCACGGAATAAAACCCGTAGGTCGGTGGCGTGATCAGAATGTTGTCCTGACCAGCCTCACAGAAAACCCGCAACAAGGCATCAATAGCATCGTCCACACCTGCCCCTAGAAACAGCTGCGACTGCGGCACCGCAAACCGCTGCGTGACAAAGGTCACTAAC includes the following:
- the hisC gene encoding histidinol-phosphate transaminase, whose product is MTFDATILARPAIVSMKAYESARSQMTASTAQIYMDANELAHDAQEDLARYPDPQPRELVTFVTQRFAVPQSQLFLGAGVDDAIDALLRVFCEAGQDNILITPPTYGFYSVAAAIQGCGVREAPLRGESFDLDEVQILKSLDANTKLVFVCNPNNPTGNTFSSDRLLRLAREIGERALLVVDEAYIEFSRERSLVAAVASTPNLVVLRTLSKAWGLAGVRLGSAIAGESVIKLMHKVRAPYPIARPAVAAASAALLQLSPAALTARTLAVAAERERLGARLRELDFVLKVYPSEANFILVRVKSARDVMQRTAARGIILRNRSNERGLADCVRISIGTRRDNDALLEALTAEVQP
- the hisB gene encoding imidazoleglycerol-phosphate dehydratase HisB; translation: MTGTKRVVFIKAADVVAGAGRDEAPIVQAMVIPALHQLQRAGFTLLIDGVGAEFGSARNLLKAQGLSFFELAAMDLAHGRPNVFMYRELLGGASLDTGRSAVIGDTQVDQLFAANLGVNRYEIGGQEIPDWGALAEQLVTRPRMAKTQRRTGETDITIAVNLDGDVNRSLVSTGHGFFDHMLAQLARHSGIEMQIAVTGDLHVDEHHTVEDTALALGDALRAALGDRFGIERYAFVMPMDETRVNAALDLSGRPTLVWAADFGRSEVGGLPTEMVPHFFRSLAERLGATLHVEVRGENTHHMVEGAFKAVAKCLGRAVSLSANASVPSTKGVL